In a genomic window of bacterium:
- a CDS encoding EamA family transporter gives LGFYLWNRGAARTGAGELAAANNLKVPLAVAVSWLVFGEEAASGRVIAGLLLVCGAVAWAGATRAPAKEAP, from the coding sequence CTCGGATTCTACCTGTGGAACCGGGGGGCGGCCCGCACCGGGGCCGGCGAGCTGGCGGCGGCCAACAACCTCAAGGTGCCCCTGGCGGTGGCCGTTTCCTGGCTGGTTTTCGGCGAGGAGGCGGCGTCCGGGCGGGTGATCGCCGGCCTGCTGCTGGTGTGCGGCGCCGTGGCCTGGGCCGGGGCGACCCGGGCGCCGGCTAAAGAAGCCCCTTAA